One genomic segment of Salarias fasciatus chromosome 8, fSalaFa1.1, whole genome shotgun sequence includes these proteins:
- the LOC115393611 gene encoding C-Jun-amino-terminal kinase-interacting protein 4-like isoform X1, with amino-acid sequence MELDDVVLYQDDSTSSSVMSERVSGLASSIYREFERLIERYGEDVVKELMPLVVAVLENLDSVFAVNQEHEVELELLKEDNEQLVTQYEREKALRKHAEERYIAFEDSQEGEKKDLQVRVVMLESQTRQLELKTKNYADQISRLDEREAELKKEYNALHQRHTEMIHSYMEHLERTKHQHAAVTAEPSESSTPSRARKERPISMGLFQLPASESVTPDVPREPVDTPSEPWRFNNLSHPRSNTSLKDELSHLNRGSSKPGTPSKSSAPGSSQDGESRSNSSGFAQDGSSKSNSSSSAYGSTSPLSPHDGASSGTSPSSGSVSTASPSTAPTSDVTAEASDAASQQRRTSDGLNKSLDSQSGKPESGADLAAEQGGPQSASTPVKSDDDLQKSEVLAIIESTPELDMDLESCQGTSTPSKGGIENLAFNRNTDSLFEELSSAGNDLIGDVDEGADLLGMGREVEHLIHENTQLLETKNALNVVKNDLIAQVDELSCEREVLRGELDAVTQAKTKLEEKNKDLEEELKKVRAELEETKQKVKNDNNEDDSDVPTAQRKRFTRVEMARVLMERNQYKERLMELQEAVRWTEMIRASKENPALPEKKKSSLWQLMSFSRLFSSSGGAAKKPAAEAPVNVKYNAPTSHIQPSVKKKSSTLQQLPSDKSKAFDFLNEEAAADNVVSRREQKRAQYQQVKAHMQKEDGRVQAYGWSLPKKFKANGGQSESKMKNLPVPVFLRPLDEKDASMKLWCAAGVNLSGGKTRDGGSIVGASVFYSDVSGPESPKKKKIGSQSSLEKLDQELKEQQKELRHQDEMSSLVWICTSTQSTTKVVVIDANQPGNILESFFVCNSHVLCIASVPGARETDYPAGEEVSPSTEAGPASDGGSPASGGGTAAGDGVLGGITVVGCEAEGATAVPQTAEPPGADGATGSRPADEATEATETSGGPADHRESLRGAYTEHVFTDPLGAQQTAEAPANYSQRESDLLKDGVSSNPSAEEQDLMREEADKMSSVLPTMWLGAQNGCVYVHSSVAQWKKCLHSIKLKDSVLGIVHVKGRVLVGLSDGTLAIFHRGEDGQWDLTNYHLLDLGRPHHSIRCMSVVHDRVWCGYRNKIHVVHPKAMKIEKSFDAHPRKDSQVRQLAWVGDGIWVSIRLDSTLRLFHAHTHQHLQDVDIEPYVSKMLGTGKLGFSFVRITALTVSCSRLWIGTGNGVIISIPLTEAANKSSKAAGSQPGSVVRVYGDDSSDKVKAGTFVPYCSMAHAQLCFHGHRDAVKFFTAVPGHAVPAASSGGDAAGDKASDATTQEGSKSTLVMSGGEGYIDFRMGDEDGEAEEGDTPPLKLQPFLAKAERSHLIVWQIMDSEE; translated from the exons AGGTACATCGCCTTCGAGGACTCCCAGGAGGGCGAGAAGAAGGACCTGCAGGTCCGTGTGGTGATGCTGGAGTCTCAGACGcggcagctggagctgaaaacCAAGAACTATGCAGACCAGA TCAGCAGGTTGGATGAGAGGGAAGCGGAGCTCAAGAAGGAGTACAACGCTCTCCACCAGAGACACACCGAG ATGATCCACAGCTACATGGAGCACCTGGAGCGGACCAAACACCAACATGCAGCCGTGACAGCAGAGCCGTCGGAGAGCAGCACTCCTAGCAGAGCACG GAAGGAGCGTCCCATCTCCATGGGCTTATTCCAACTTCCTGCGAGCGAGAGCGTGACCCCTGACGTCCCGAGGGAGCCCGTGGACACGCCGTCAGAACCATGGAGATTCAACAACCTGAGCCACCCGCGCTCCAACACCAGCCTCAAG GATGAGTTATCCCACCTGAACCGTGGCAGCTCCAAACCCGGCACGCCCTCCAAAAGCAGCGCTCCCGGTTCCTCACAAGACGGAGAGTCCAGATCCAACTCTTCAGGCTTCGCTCAGGACGGATCCTCCAAATCCAACAGCTCGTCCTCGGCGTACGGCAGCACCTCGCCCCTGTCGCCTCACGATGGAGCGTCGTCGGGCACCAGTCCCTCCTCCGGGTCCGTCTCCACCGCGTCTCCGTCGACCGCCCCCACCTCAGACGTGACCGCGGAGGCTTCGGACGCCGCCTCGCAGCAGCGCAGGACCTCAGACGGACTCAACAAGAGTCTGGACTCTCAGAGCGGGAAACCGGAGAGCGGTGCAGACCTGGCAGCTGAGCAGGGAGGACCGCAGTCTGCAAGCACACCCGTCAAAAGTGACG ACGACCTGCAGAAGTCCGAGGTTCTGGCCATCATCGAGTCCACTCCAGAGCTGGACATGGACCTGGAGAGCTGCCAGGGAACCAG CACTCCCAGTAAAGGCGGCATCGAGAACCTGGCGTTCAACCGTAACACGGACTCCCTGTTCGAGGAGCTCTCCTCTGCAGGGAACGACCTGATCGGAGACGTGGACGAAGGAGCAGACCTGCTGG GAATGGGCCGGGAAGTTGAGCATCTGATTCATGAGAACACTCAGCTGCTGGAGACCAA AAACGCTTTGAACGTAGTGAAGAACGACCTGATCGCGCAGGTGGACGAGCTGTCGTGTGAGAGGGAGGTCCTGCGAGGGGAGCTGGACGCCGTCACTCAGGCCAAAACCAAACTGGAGGAGAAGAATAAAGACctggaggaagagctgaagaa AGTCCGagctgagctggaggagacCAAGCAGAAGGTCAAGAATGACAACAACGAGGACGAT AGCGACGTGCCGACAGCCCAGAGGAAGCGCTTCACCCGGGTGGAGATGGCCCGAGTGCTGATGGAGAGGAACCAGTACAAGGAGaggctgatggagctgcaggaggccgtCAGGTGGACGGAGATGATCcg AGCGTCGAAGGAGAACCCGGCCCTTCCGGAGAAGAAGAAGTCCAGCCTCTGGCAGTT GATG AGTTTCAGCCGTCTGTTCAGCTCGTCGGGCGGCGCGGCCAAGAAGCCGGCGGCGGAGGCCCCGGTGAACGTCAAGTACAACGCGCCCACCTCCCACATCCAGCCGTCggtgaagaagaagagcagcacgctgcagcagctgcccaGCGACAAGAGCAAGGCCTTCGACTTCCTCAACGAGGA AGCGGCGGCCGATAACGTGGTGTCCCGGCGGGAGCAGAAGCGGGCTCAGTACCAGCAGGTCAAAGCTCACATGCAGAAGGAGGACGGCCGGGTGCAGGCGTACGGCTGGAGCCTGCCCAAGAAGTTCAAG GCCAACGGCGGCCAGTCGGAGAGCAAGATGAAGAACCTGCCCGTCCCCGTCTTCCTCAGACCTCTGGATGAAAAAGATGCTTCTATGAAG CTGTGGTGCGCCGCCGGCGTGAACCTCTCCGGAGGGAAGACCAGAGACGGTGGCTCGATCGTGGGCGCCAGCGTGTTTTACAGCGACGTGTCCGGACCCGAGAgtcccaagaagaagaagatcggCTCGCAGAGCAGCCTGGAGAAACTGGACCAAGAACTCAAG gagcagcagaaggagctgCGGCACCAGGACGAGATGTCCTCCCTGGTGTGGATTTGCACCAGCACCCAGTCCACCACCAAGGTCGTGGTCATCGACGCCAACCAGCCCGGGAACATCCTGGAGAGCTTCTTCGTTTGCAACTCTCACGTCCTGTGCATCGCCAGCGTGCCAG GCGCCAGAGAAACGGATTATCCAGCCGGAGAGGAAGTTTCTCCCAGCACCGAGGCCGGACCGGCGAGCGACGGCGGCTcgccggcgagcggcggcggcacggcggcCGGAGACGGCGTCCTGGGAGGCATCACCGTGGTGGGCTGCGAGGCCGAGGGGGCGACGGCCGTGCCCCAGACCGCAGAGCCCCCGGGAGCAGATGGAGCAACAG GATCCAGACCGGCCGACGAAGCCACGGAGGCCACGGAGACCAGCGGGGGGCCTGCGGACCACCGAGagagcctgaggggggcctaCACCGAACACGTGTTCACCGACCCCCTCGGAGCGCAGCAGACGGCGGAAGCTCCAGCCAACTACTCTCAGAG AGAGAGCGATCTGCTGAAGGACGGCGTGAGTTCGAACCCCAGCGCCGAGGAGCAGGACCTGATGAGAGAGGAGGCGGACAAGATGAGCAGCGTGCTGCCCACCATGTGGCTGGGAGCGCAGAACGGCTG CGTCTACGTTCACTCCTCCGTGGCTCAGTGGAAGAAATGTCTCCACTCCATCAAGCTGAAGGACTCCGTGCTCGGGATCGT acACGTGAAAGGACGTGTGCTGGTCGGCCTGTCCGATGGCACGCTGGCCATTTTCCACAGAGGAGAGG ACGGACAGTGGGACCTGACCAACTACCACCTGCTGGACCTGGGCCGGCCTCACCACTCCATCCGCTGCATGAGCGTGGTGCACGACCGGGTGTGGTGCGGCTACAGGAACAAGATCCACGTGGTGCACCCCAAAGCCATGAAGATAGAG AAATCATTTGACGCCCACCCTCGCAAGGACAGCCAGGTGCGTCAGCTGGCCTGGGTGGGCGACGGGATCTGGGTGTCCATCCGGCTGGACTCCACCCTCAGGTTGTTCCACGCCCACACCCACCAGCACCTGCAGGACGTGGACATCGAGCCCTACGTCAGCAAGATGCTGG gcaCGGGCAAACTGGGCTTCTCCTTCGTGAGGATCACCGCCCTCACAGTGTCGTGCAGTCGTCTTTGGATCGGGACCGGAAACGGAGTGATCATCTCCATCCCTCTGACAGAAG CAGCCAACAAGAGCAGCAAGGCGGCGGGCAGCCAGCCGGGCAGCGTGGTGAGGGTGTACGGAGACGACAGCAGCGACAAGGTGAAGGCCGGGACCTTCGTGCCGTACTGCTCCATGGCGCACGCTCAGCTCTGTTTCCACGGTCACCGAGACGCCGTCAAGTTCTTCACCGCCGTTCCAG GTCACGCAGTTCCAGCGGCGTCCAGTGGGGGCGACGCGGCGGGGGACAAAGCGTCAGACGCCACGACTCAGGAAGGAAGCAAGTCCACACTGGTGATGAGCGGCGGGGAGGGATACATCGACTTCAGGATGG GTGATGAAGACggcgaggcggaggagggggacaCGCCCCCCCTCAAGCTGCAGCCCTTCCTGGCTAAAGCCGAGCGCAGCCACCTCATCGTGTGGCAGATCATGGACTCCGaagagtga
- the LOC115393611 gene encoding C-Jun-amino-terminal kinase-interacting protein 4-like isoform X2 — protein MELDDVVLYQDDSTSSSVMSERVSGLASSIYREFERLIERYGEDVVKELMPLVVAVLENLDSVFAVNQEHEVELELLKEDNEQLVTQYEREKALRKHAEERYIAFEDSQEGEKKDLQVRVVMLESQTRQLELKTKNYADQISRLDEREAELKKEYNALHQRHTEMIHSYMEHLERTKHQHAAVTAEPSESSTPSRARKERPISMGLFQLPASESVTPDVPREPVDTPSEPWRFNNLSHPRSNTSLKDELSHLNRGSSKPGTPSKSSAPGSSQDGESRSNSSGFAQDGSSKSNSSSSAYGSTSPLSPHDGASSGTSPSSGSVSTASPSTAPTSDVTAEASDAASQQRRTSDGLNKSLDSQSGKPESGADLAAEQGGPQSASTPVKSDDDLQKSEVLAIIESTPELDMDLESCQGTSTPSKGGIENLAFNRNTDSLFEELSSAGNDLIGDVDEGADLLGMGREVEHLIHENTQLLETKNALNVVKNDLIAQVDELSCEREVLRGELDAVTQAKTKLEEKNKDLEEELKKVRAELEETKQKVKNDNNEDDSDVPTAQRKRFTRVEMARVLMERNQYKERLMELQEAVRWTEMIRASKENPALPEKKKSSLWQLMSFSRLFSSSGGAAKKPAAEAPVNVKYNAPTSHIQPSVKKKSSTLQQLPSDKSKAFDFLNEEAAADNVVSRREQKRAQYQQVKAHMQKEDGRVQAYGWSLPKKFKANGGQSESKMKNLPVPVFLRPLDEKDASMKLWCAAGVNLSGGKTRDGGSIVGASVFYSDVSGPESPKKKKIGSQSSLEKLDQELKEQQKELRHQDEMSSLVWICTSTQSTTKVVVIDANQPGNILESFFVCNSHVLCIASVPGARETDYPAGEEVSPSTEAGPASDGGSPASGGGTAAGDGVLGGITVVGCEAEGATAVPQTAEPPGADGATGSRPADEATEATETSGGPADHRESLRGAYTEHVFTDPLGAQQTAEAPANYSQRESDLLKDGVSSNPSAEEQDLMREEADKMSSVLPTMWLGAQNGCVYVHSSVAQWKKCLHSIKLKDSVLGIVHVKGRVLVGLSDGTLAIFHRGEDGQWDLTNYHLLDLGRPHHSIRCMSVVHDRVWCGYRNKIHVVHPKAMKIEKSFDAHPRKDSQVRQLAWVGDGIWVSIRLDSTLRLFHAHTHQHLQDVDIEPYVSKMLGTGKLGFSFVRITALTVSCSRLWIGTGNGVIISIPLTEANKSSKAAGSQPGSVVRVYGDDSSDKVKAGTFVPYCSMAHAQLCFHGHRDAVKFFTAVPGHAVPAASSGGDAAGDKASDATTQEGSKSTLVMSGGEGYIDFRMGDEDGEAEEGDTPPLKLQPFLAKAERSHLIVWQIMDSEE, from the exons AGGTACATCGCCTTCGAGGACTCCCAGGAGGGCGAGAAGAAGGACCTGCAGGTCCGTGTGGTGATGCTGGAGTCTCAGACGcggcagctggagctgaaaacCAAGAACTATGCAGACCAGA TCAGCAGGTTGGATGAGAGGGAAGCGGAGCTCAAGAAGGAGTACAACGCTCTCCACCAGAGACACACCGAG ATGATCCACAGCTACATGGAGCACCTGGAGCGGACCAAACACCAACATGCAGCCGTGACAGCAGAGCCGTCGGAGAGCAGCACTCCTAGCAGAGCACG GAAGGAGCGTCCCATCTCCATGGGCTTATTCCAACTTCCTGCGAGCGAGAGCGTGACCCCTGACGTCCCGAGGGAGCCCGTGGACACGCCGTCAGAACCATGGAGATTCAACAACCTGAGCCACCCGCGCTCCAACACCAGCCTCAAG GATGAGTTATCCCACCTGAACCGTGGCAGCTCCAAACCCGGCACGCCCTCCAAAAGCAGCGCTCCCGGTTCCTCACAAGACGGAGAGTCCAGATCCAACTCTTCAGGCTTCGCTCAGGACGGATCCTCCAAATCCAACAGCTCGTCCTCGGCGTACGGCAGCACCTCGCCCCTGTCGCCTCACGATGGAGCGTCGTCGGGCACCAGTCCCTCCTCCGGGTCCGTCTCCACCGCGTCTCCGTCGACCGCCCCCACCTCAGACGTGACCGCGGAGGCTTCGGACGCCGCCTCGCAGCAGCGCAGGACCTCAGACGGACTCAACAAGAGTCTGGACTCTCAGAGCGGGAAACCGGAGAGCGGTGCAGACCTGGCAGCTGAGCAGGGAGGACCGCAGTCTGCAAGCACACCCGTCAAAAGTGACG ACGACCTGCAGAAGTCCGAGGTTCTGGCCATCATCGAGTCCACTCCAGAGCTGGACATGGACCTGGAGAGCTGCCAGGGAACCAG CACTCCCAGTAAAGGCGGCATCGAGAACCTGGCGTTCAACCGTAACACGGACTCCCTGTTCGAGGAGCTCTCCTCTGCAGGGAACGACCTGATCGGAGACGTGGACGAAGGAGCAGACCTGCTGG GAATGGGCCGGGAAGTTGAGCATCTGATTCATGAGAACACTCAGCTGCTGGAGACCAA AAACGCTTTGAACGTAGTGAAGAACGACCTGATCGCGCAGGTGGACGAGCTGTCGTGTGAGAGGGAGGTCCTGCGAGGGGAGCTGGACGCCGTCACTCAGGCCAAAACCAAACTGGAGGAGAAGAATAAAGACctggaggaagagctgaagaa AGTCCGagctgagctggaggagacCAAGCAGAAGGTCAAGAATGACAACAACGAGGACGAT AGCGACGTGCCGACAGCCCAGAGGAAGCGCTTCACCCGGGTGGAGATGGCCCGAGTGCTGATGGAGAGGAACCAGTACAAGGAGaggctgatggagctgcaggaggccgtCAGGTGGACGGAGATGATCcg AGCGTCGAAGGAGAACCCGGCCCTTCCGGAGAAGAAGAAGTCCAGCCTCTGGCAGTT GATG AGTTTCAGCCGTCTGTTCAGCTCGTCGGGCGGCGCGGCCAAGAAGCCGGCGGCGGAGGCCCCGGTGAACGTCAAGTACAACGCGCCCACCTCCCACATCCAGCCGTCggtgaagaagaagagcagcacgctgcagcagctgcccaGCGACAAGAGCAAGGCCTTCGACTTCCTCAACGAGGA AGCGGCGGCCGATAACGTGGTGTCCCGGCGGGAGCAGAAGCGGGCTCAGTACCAGCAGGTCAAAGCTCACATGCAGAAGGAGGACGGCCGGGTGCAGGCGTACGGCTGGAGCCTGCCCAAGAAGTTCAAG GCCAACGGCGGCCAGTCGGAGAGCAAGATGAAGAACCTGCCCGTCCCCGTCTTCCTCAGACCTCTGGATGAAAAAGATGCTTCTATGAAG CTGTGGTGCGCCGCCGGCGTGAACCTCTCCGGAGGGAAGACCAGAGACGGTGGCTCGATCGTGGGCGCCAGCGTGTTTTACAGCGACGTGTCCGGACCCGAGAgtcccaagaagaagaagatcggCTCGCAGAGCAGCCTGGAGAAACTGGACCAAGAACTCAAG gagcagcagaaggagctgCGGCACCAGGACGAGATGTCCTCCCTGGTGTGGATTTGCACCAGCACCCAGTCCACCACCAAGGTCGTGGTCATCGACGCCAACCAGCCCGGGAACATCCTGGAGAGCTTCTTCGTTTGCAACTCTCACGTCCTGTGCATCGCCAGCGTGCCAG GCGCCAGAGAAACGGATTATCCAGCCGGAGAGGAAGTTTCTCCCAGCACCGAGGCCGGACCGGCGAGCGACGGCGGCTcgccggcgagcggcggcggcacggcggcCGGAGACGGCGTCCTGGGAGGCATCACCGTGGTGGGCTGCGAGGCCGAGGGGGCGACGGCCGTGCCCCAGACCGCAGAGCCCCCGGGAGCAGATGGAGCAACAG GATCCAGACCGGCCGACGAAGCCACGGAGGCCACGGAGACCAGCGGGGGGCCTGCGGACCACCGAGagagcctgaggggggcctaCACCGAACACGTGTTCACCGACCCCCTCGGAGCGCAGCAGACGGCGGAAGCTCCAGCCAACTACTCTCAGAG AGAGAGCGATCTGCTGAAGGACGGCGTGAGTTCGAACCCCAGCGCCGAGGAGCAGGACCTGATGAGAGAGGAGGCGGACAAGATGAGCAGCGTGCTGCCCACCATGTGGCTGGGAGCGCAGAACGGCTG CGTCTACGTTCACTCCTCCGTGGCTCAGTGGAAGAAATGTCTCCACTCCATCAAGCTGAAGGACTCCGTGCTCGGGATCGT acACGTGAAAGGACGTGTGCTGGTCGGCCTGTCCGATGGCACGCTGGCCATTTTCCACAGAGGAGAGG ACGGACAGTGGGACCTGACCAACTACCACCTGCTGGACCTGGGCCGGCCTCACCACTCCATCCGCTGCATGAGCGTGGTGCACGACCGGGTGTGGTGCGGCTACAGGAACAAGATCCACGTGGTGCACCCCAAAGCCATGAAGATAGAG AAATCATTTGACGCCCACCCTCGCAAGGACAGCCAGGTGCGTCAGCTGGCCTGGGTGGGCGACGGGATCTGGGTGTCCATCCGGCTGGACTCCACCCTCAGGTTGTTCCACGCCCACACCCACCAGCACCTGCAGGACGTGGACATCGAGCCCTACGTCAGCAAGATGCTGG gcaCGGGCAAACTGGGCTTCTCCTTCGTGAGGATCACCGCCCTCACAGTGTCGTGCAGTCGTCTTTGGATCGGGACCGGAAACGGAGTGATCATCTCCATCCCTCTGACAGAAG CCAACAAGAGCAGCAAGGCGGCGGGCAGCCAGCCGGGCAGCGTGGTGAGGGTGTACGGAGACGACAGCAGCGACAAGGTGAAGGCCGGGACCTTCGTGCCGTACTGCTCCATGGCGCACGCTCAGCTCTGTTTCCACGGTCACCGAGACGCCGTCAAGTTCTTCACCGCCGTTCCAG GTCACGCAGTTCCAGCGGCGTCCAGTGGGGGCGACGCGGCGGGGGACAAAGCGTCAGACGCCACGACTCAGGAAGGAAGCAAGTCCACACTGGTGATGAGCGGCGGGGAGGGATACATCGACTTCAGGATGG GTGATGAAGACggcgaggcggaggagggggacaCGCCCCCCCTCAAGCTGCAGCCCTTCCTGGCTAAAGCCGAGCGCAGCCACCTCATCGTGTGGCAGATCATGGACTCCGaagagtga